Proteins encoded within one genomic window of Phototrophicus methaneseepsis:
- a CDS encoding sensor histidine kinase, whose amino-acid sequence MAFLEIDDALAQRLMNLAESQHCSMETLLQSILITPPQPAQVDISLPPILALQLLLENYSSGFVLAFDENLRCLIAGGKPRSIQGMPLSIHRGMHLAEVLPEPLYQPLEQAFKAIFDGQENVINTRYEGHTYQAAIQPLQSDGILYAGLMTLRERRQESPSYEEKQRTLENERSRILLKFIQDVSHEFKTPITAIKIDLYLMERTKNEEQRHARILDIEKQADLIIQLVDDLQTMAKLDNEQGSTSFSAPLDINDTVRTAYRIAQRKKSPDEAAVISLRMDVNLPKILGDHEAMTRAIAEIIHNAIRFTPANGSIVVQTYHAENANHIIIQDTGVGMTQDTLQKAFERFHRADEAHTTPGFGLGLPMAQKIVQKHGGTISIDSHMGEGTTVTISLPIHPALIEAIQLR is encoded by the coding sequence GTGGCTTTTCTAGAAATCGATGATGCTCTGGCCCAGCGCCTTATGAATCTCGCAGAATCACAACACTGTAGTATGGAAACACTGCTACAGTCTATTTTGATTACCCCACCGCAACCGGCCCAGGTGGATATATCACTGCCGCCTATTCTGGCTTTACAGCTTTTGCTAGAAAACTATTCCAGCGGGTTCGTGCTGGCCTTCGATGAAAATTTACGCTGCTTGATCGCCGGTGGCAAACCGCGTTCAATCCAGGGCATGCCCTTGTCCATCCATCGGGGGATGCATCTGGCGGAAGTCTTGCCAGAGCCACTATATCAACCGTTAGAGCAAGCTTTTAAAGCCATCTTTGATGGACAGGAAAATGTCATCAATACGCGCTATGAAGGCCATACCTATCAGGCCGCTATTCAGCCCTTGCAGTCCGATGGCATCCTGTATGCTGGCCTGATGACATTGCGAGAGCGCAGACAAGAATCCCCTTCCTACGAAGAAAAGCAGCGCACGCTTGAAAATGAACGCAGTCGTATCTTGCTGAAGTTCATCCAGGATGTATCGCACGAATTTAAGACGCCGATTACAGCCATCAAGATTGATCTTTACCTGATGGAGCGCACGAAAAACGAAGAACAACGCCACGCACGCATCCTCGACATCGAAAAACAAGCGGATCTCATCATCCAGCTTGTGGATGACCTGCAAACAATGGCAAAGCTGGACAATGAACAGGGCAGCACTTCATTTAGCGCGCCGTTAGATATTAACGACACGGTGCGTACCGCTTACCGCATCGCACAGCGCAAAAAATCGCCAGATGAGGCAGCCGTCATCAGCCTGAGAATGGATGTCAATTTGCCCAAAATCCTGGGCGATCACGAAGCGATGACACGTGCCATTGCAGAAATTATCCACAATGCGATCCGCTTTACACCTGCAAACGGCAGTATCGTTGTACAAACCTACCATGCGGAGAATGCTAACCACATCATCATCCAGGACACCGGTGTGGGTATGACGCAGGATACCCTACAAAAAGCATTTGAGCGCTTCCATCGGGCGGATGAAGCCCATACAACACCAGGGTTCGGCCTGGGGTTGCCAATGGCCCAGAAGATCGTTCAAAAACATGGTGGCACCATTTCTATCGACAGCCACATGGGAGAAGGGACAACGGTCACGATTAGCTTACCGATACACCCGGCTTTGATAGAAGCGATACAGCTACGATAA